The Syntrophobotulus glycolicus DSM 8271 DNA window AGGGGGAGAATACTGGGAACCGTTTTGAGCGGAGTTCTCATCGGTATTCTTCTTTCAAGAACATTCAGCGGGATCATCGGTTCGGCCTTTGGCTGGAGAATAGTTTACTTGGCGGCAGCGGGGATGATTCTGCTTCTTGCTGTTTTGACGCGAAAATTCCTGCCGCGAAGTCTGCCCGCTTCAAAGATCCCTTATTGGAGTCTTATCCGTTCTTTAAAAGGCTTAATGAAAAGTGAACCTGTTTTGAAAGAGGCGGCAGTGAATGGAGCCCTGATGTTTGGAGCATTCAGCGCTTTTTGGACATCGCTGGTCTTTCTTTTGGAAACCCCTGTTTATCATTTGGGAACACAGGAAGCGGGAATGTTTGGACTGGTTGGGGTTGTCGGAGCCCTGGCCGCCCCTTTGGTCGGAAGAATCTCCGACCAACGCAGCCCCAGATTTACAGTGGGCATTTCAGTTATTCTTTCTTTCCTCTCCTTTATCTGTTTTATTCTGATCGGAGAAAAACTGATCGGGCTGATTATCGGTATTCTCCTTTTAGACCTGGGGACACAAGGAGGACAGGTTTCCAACCAGGCAAGGATTCAGGCTTTGAGGGGAGAGATCAGGAACCGGCTGAACACGGTGTTTATGGTTTCTTATTTTACGGGAGGGTCATTAGGTTCGTTTTTAAGTACGCTTGCCTGGAAGCAATTTGGCTGGACGGGGGTTTGTTCAGTCGGATTGATTTTTCAATTACTGGCAGTTTTGTTCCATTATGTGATCTTTAAACCAGAGCAAAACATCTGCGGTGAAAAATGCCGGGAATGACTGGCTGAGGGAAGAAAATTCAGGAAACTTTCAGCTTGAATTCAAGCAGGTTTCAGTGAACATTAAGGAAATATTCAGGAAGGTATTTTATAGTAATAATGAAGTGTTTCCAAAAATAAGAAAGATAAACATGGAGGATGCAGAAGTTGAAGAAGAAAATGCTTACTGTAATGGGAACTTTGTTATTGCTGATCGCCCTGATCGTCACCGGATGTTCACGCGGAGCTGCCGACGACGCCGCTGCGGATGACGCCGCTGCCGGCAAGCAGGAAAATGCCGGAAATCATGACAGGCAGCCTGGCGACGGGCAGAATAGCATGCAAGCTTTGATGCCTGATATTGCCAAGGCCTTGAATATGGAACAGACGGAACTGGAAACCCAGCTGCAGTCAGGCAAGAAACTCGCGGATATTGCCGGTGAAAAAAATGTTGCGGTAGACAGTCTGATTGCACAGATCAAGTCATTGTTGGATGCTGATATTGATCAAGCGGTCCAGGAGGAAAAAATCACCTCGGACCAGGCGAGCAAACAAAAGGAACAAACTACGCAGAGAGCCACTGATATGGTAAATGGCAAGACCCCCGAGCCTGGATCAGGCGGAGGTCCGAAAGACGGAGAGAGACCGGACGGTCAACAGGGGAACCCTCCGGATGCGCCAGACGCCTCAACAAAATAGATACTTAAAGGATCGCTTGATTAACGTCATCAAGCGATCCTTATGATTTACATATTGAAAAAAACAAAAGGTCTATTCAACAAATTCCGGCAAACTTTCAGGGAATTTTCAGGAAACGTAAAGGTCTGATTCAGAAAATGATTTTATAGTATAAACTGTATTCCTGCAATATCCAGATAGAAAAAGCGAATATACTCGGAAGTGGAAGGAGAGCAATAGGTGAAATTTAATTTGAAAAATCCCGCCGGTTTCCTAAAAAAC harbors:
- a CDS encoding MFS transporter, with the protein product MLSKPDKEEFALNRPLILLMAAAAGIAVANLYYIQPLLSEIAEYFKVSQATAGMAATLTQVGYALGLFCFVPLGDIKERRSTIVLFLVLTSASLLLMALSTNMSMVLVSSLGIGFFTIIPQLIIPFAAHLANPEERGRILGTVLSGVLIGILLSRTFSGIIGSAFGWRIVYLAAAGMILLLAVLTRKFLPRSLPASKIPYWSLIRSLKGLMKSEPVLKEAAVNGALMFGAFSAFWTSLVFLLETPVYHLGTQEAGMFGLVGVVGALAAPLVGRISDQRSPRFTVGISVILSFLSFICFILIGEKLIGLIIGILLLDLGTQGGQVSNQARIQALRGEIRNRLNTVFMVSYFTGGSLGSFLSTLAWKQFGWTGVCSVGLIFQLLAVLFHYVIFKPEQNICGEKCRE